One genomic segment of Hypomesus transpacificus isolate Combined female chromosome 5, fHypTra1, whole genome shotgun sequence includes these proteins:
- the LOC124467822 gene encoding forkhead box protein O1-A-like — protein sequence MAEIPPHPMVDIDPDFEPLSRPRSCTWPLPRPEVFEPASSNTSSPAPSVKQEPGGNVEFISNLSLLEETDDYPEEKPLILCNDFQCQENCVHGQTQQQHPQQLQHPSPQLPHQQQVPPLSSPVGANSVAGAQRKSSSSRRNAWGNMSYADLITKAIESSPEKRLTLSQIYDWMVKSVPYFKDKGDSNSSAGWKNSIRHNLSLHSRFVRVQNEGTGKSSWWMLNPEGGKSGKSPRRRAASMDNNSKFTKSRGRAAKKKMSLQGGAEGGADSPGSQYTKWLGSPNSHSNDDFETWTTFRTRASSDASTLSGRRSPFLSEQDDLVEADLHMVYPGGAGPKMTATLPSLSEVAGSMGHHRSENVVMESLLDNLNLLSPKNPQLGVGGAGSDSSQSSPSSMLQNSPYSPPSLPPQAQQEYRKCLYSQSGISSMSPLPMQTLEGKPGFSSFLSPYNCPAGLLKELLTSDPDPRNELLPPMESLVPQPPRGGHLLPAFNSQVQGHRGQRGGKMMNPHAHPLPHQHQHQHPHARPMHGQGPPSSSGGMNGSIPLTSLNHAGGPACLAGLRTHTHLQLPHLAHPGGPPPSYAMHNGYSRSMPPHAHMHHQERLPSDLDDMSIERFECDMESVLHDTLMDGDALDFNFDPMVGSQGFPPGVKTTTHSWVSG from the exons ATGGCAGAAATACCGCCGCACCCGATGGTTGACATCGACCCGGATTTCGAGCCACTTTCCCGGCCCCGATCGTGCACCTGGCCTCTGCCTCGGCCGGAGGTCTTCGAACCAGCCTCTTCGAACACATCCTCGCCGGCGCCATCTGTCAAACAAGAGCCGGGGGGAAATGTCGAGTTCATCAGTAACCTCAGTTTGTTGGAGGAGACCGACGACTACCCGGAGGAGAAACCACTCATACTGTGCAATGATTTCCAGTGCCAGGAGAACTGCGTACACGGGCAAACACAGCAACAACACCCACAGCAGTTGCAACACCCAAGTCCCCAACTGCCTCACCAGCAACAGGTGCCCCCGCTGTCGTCTCCCGTCGGGGCAAATTCGGTGGCTGGTGCTCAGAGGAAAAGCAGCTCGTCCCGGCGGAACGCCTGGGGGAATATGTCCTATGCCGACCTCATCACCAAGGCGATTGAAAGTTCACCGGAGAAGCGTCTCACATTGTCTCAGATCTATGATTGGATGGTGAAGAGTGTGCCTTATTTCAAAGATAAAGGAGACAGTAACAGCTCCGCAGGTTGGAAG aaCTCCATCAGACACAACCTGTCGCTGCACAGCAGGTTTGTGCGTGTGCAGAACGAGGGCACTGGGAAAAGCTCCTGGTGGATGCTGAACCCCGAGGGGGGCAAGAGCGGGAAGTCCCCCAGGCGTCGAGCCGCCTCCATGGACAACAACAGCAAGTTCACCAAGAGCAGAGGACGCGCTGCCAAGAAGAAG ATGTCCCTCCAGGGGGGtgcggaggggggggcagacagcCCTGGCTCCCAGTACACCAAGTGGCTCGGCAGTCCCAACTCCCACAGCAACGACGACTTTGAGACTTGGACCACTTTCCGCACGCGCGCCAGCTCCGACGCAAGCACGCTCAGCGGCCGCCGCTCGCCCTTCCTGTCCGAGCAGGACGACCTGGTGGAGGCCGACCTCCACATGGTCTATCCCGGGGGGGCGGGGCCTAAGATGACCGCCACCCTGCCCAGCCTATCAGAGGTGGCAGGCTCCATGGGCCACCACCGATCGGAGAACGTCGTCATGGAGAGTCTCCTTGACAACCTCAACCTGCTCTCCCCTAAGAACCCccagctgggggtggggggggctggctCCGACTCCTCCCAGTCCTCGCCCTCCTCCATGCTGCAGAACAGCCCctacagcccccccagcctgcccccccaggcccagcaGGAATACAGGAAGTGTCTGTACTCGCAGTCAGGGATCAGCAGcatgtcccccctccccatgcAGACCCTGGAGGGCAAGCCTGGCTTCAGCTCCTTCCTTAGCCCCTACAACTGCCCCGCCGGCCTGCTGAAGGAACTGCTCACCTCGGACCCAGACCCCCGCAACGAGCTGCTGCCCCCCATGGAGAGTCTGGTCCCTCAGCCGCCCAGGGGGGGGCACCTGCTGCCAGCCTTCAACAGCCAGGTGCAGGGCCACCGTGGCCAGAGAGGGGGCAAGATGATGAACCCCCACGCCCACCCCCTGCCTCACCAGCACCAACACCAGCACCCCCACGCCCGGCCGATGCACGGCCAgggtcccccctcctcctctgggggCATGAACGGCTCCATCCCCCTGACCAGCCTGAACCACGCCGGAGGACCCGCCTGTCTGGCCGGCCtgaggactcacacacacctgcagctgCCTCACCTAGCGCACCCTGGTGGGCCTCCGCCCTCCTACGCCATGCACAACGGCTACAGCCGTAGCATGCCACCGCACGCCCACATGCACCACCAGGAACGACTGCCCAGCGACCTGGACGACATGTCCATCGAACGCTTCGAGTGCGACATGGAGTCGGTCCTGCACGACACCCTGATGGACGGAGACGCGCTGgacttcaactttgaccccatGGTCGGTTCTCAGGGCTTCCCTCCCGGGGTGAAGACCACCACGCACAGCTGGGTGTCGGGCTAG
- the mrps31 gene encoding 28S ribosomal protein S31, mitochondrial: MYRRLLLSLYQTRNRAIYRREACVLTTKCDTVTLPFRVANGVAFRTLGTTSTTYCEKKEGSLHPKKDIDNNAKKDGESEAANVGEKKVEPPEEDRMTVESVGQMGEIKTEAEHVNQLRNETKNVILEGAIKHEENKNIDAKKLTVEVQMEAETVTQLRDGIKSEILQEATKHEEMKHTDSEEQSAKFKMETENVTEVRNEIESVNFQEVTEKIEMVEVKMDAENVIQFADEIKSGISQEVTGKIEVEEVKMDAENVIQLVDEIKSVNFEEVTGKIEVEEVKMDAENVIQLADEIKSVNFQEVTEKIEVVEVKMDAENVIQLADEIKSVNFQEVTEKIEVVEVKMDAENVIQFADEMKSGISQEATEHKEGMETAEEPAPVVNMEVSKTEEHTAQTVKEGLKHQTEEPVKNVKESLLDLLGAMKVEITTKKSIKALKVQSRSNSVARPKPAEMESTISMFQEASSPAPPQSESTEMMAAVSAAASTLPNPPQAESELLRQLKQQEALADAQKTGDVTNIGNIIADMKVGKRPSPRQNAWSTNQIRFDEDEKSTLDRGIMAEMEGARGRRSLFSRKRMNIFNPTTEKPAEADTHSASPTLWDIELANEVALSANLKSRNGLEEMIKWTREGRLWQYPINNEAGLEEEAGVPFHEHVFLERHLEEGFPRQGPVRHFMELVLVGLSHNPHLTVSQKEQHITWFRDYFQQKEEVLKEAEVYLN; the protein is encoded by the exons GGTTGCGAATGGAGTGGCGTTTAGGACACTTGGAACAACGTCAACCACATACTGCGAAAAAAAAGAAGGGTCGCTTCATCCTAAAAAAGATATCGATAACAATGCTAAGAAAGATGGTGAATCGGAAGCAGCGAATGTGGGAGAAAAGAAGGTTGAACCCCCCGAAGAGGACAGGATGACGGTAGAGTCTGTGGGGCAAATGGGTGAAATTAAGACGGAGGCAGAACATGTAAATCAGTTGAGGAATGAAACTAAAAATGTAATCTTAGAAGGGGCAATTAAACACGAAGAAAATAAGAACATAGATGCTAAAAAGCTGACGGTAGAAGttcagatggaggcagagaCTGTCACCCAGTTGAGGGATGGAATCAAAAGTGAAATCTTACAAGAGGCAACTAAACACGAAGAAATGAAGCATACAGACTCCGAAGAGCAGAGTGCAAAGTTTAAAATGGAGACTGAAAATGTCACCGAGGTTAGGAATGAAATTGAAAGCGTTAATTTCCAAGAGGTAACTGAGAAGATAGAAATGGTAGAGGTTAAGATGGATGCAGAAAATGTTATTCAGTTTGCAGATGAAATTAAAAGCGGAATCTCACAAGAGGTAACTGGGAAGATAGAAGTGGAAGAGGTTAAGATGGATGCAGAAAATGTCATTCAGTTGGTAGATGAAATTAAAAGCGTTAACTTCGAAGAGGTAACTGGGAAGATAGAAGTGGAAGAGGTTAAGATGGATGCAGAAAATGTCATTCAGTTGGCAGATGAAATTAAAAGCGTTAACTTCCAGGAGGTAACTGAGAAGATAGAAGTGGTAGAGGTTAAGATGGATGCAGAAAATGTCATTCAGTTGGCAGATGAAATCAAAAGCGTTAACTTCCAAGAGGTAACTGAGAAGATAGAAGTGGTAGAGGTTAAGATGGATGCAGAAAATGTAATTCAGTTTGCAGATGAAATGAAAAGCGGAATCTCACAAGAGGCAACTGAACACAAAGAAGGTATGGAAACAGCTGAAGAGCCAGCACCAGTAGTAAACATGGAGGTTAGCAAGACAGAAGAGCATACAGCTCAGACAGTGAAGGAGGGATTAAAACACCAAACCGAGGAACCAGTGAAGAACGTGAAGGAAAGCCTGCTGGACCTCCTGGGAGCTATGAAGGTTGAGATAACCACCAAGAAGAGCATCAAAGCCTTGAAAGTGCAGAGCAGGTCGAATTCTGTGGCCAGGCCCAAACCTGCAGAAATGGAGAGCACAATCAGCATGTTTCAGGAAGCCAGCTCTCCCGCTCCACCCCAAAG TGAGAGTACGGAGATGATGGCTGCTGTGTCAGCCGCGGCGTCCACTCTGCCGAACCCCCCTCAGGCAGAGTCTGAGCTGCTGAGGCAGCTGAAGCAACAAGAGGCCCTTGCAGACGCCCAGAAGACCGGCGATGTCACCAACATTGG GAATATTATTGCTGACATGAAAGTGGGGAAGCGACCGAGCCCCAGACAGAATGCCTGGTCGACCAATCAGATCCGCTTTGACGAAGATGAGAAGTCCACCCTTGACAGGGGCATCATGGCCGAGATGGAAGGAGCGAGGGGAAG GAGGAGCCTGTTTTCCAGGAAGAGGATGAACATCTTTAACCCCACTACCGAGAAGCCTGCcgaggcagacacacactctg CTTCACCAACCCTATGGGACATCGAGTTAGCAAACGAAGTTGCCCTGTCAGCCAATCTGAAGTCCCGAAATGGACTTGAGGAGATGATTAAGTGGACCAGGGAAGGCAGGCTGTGGCAGTATCCAATCAACAACGAGGCTG ggctggaggaggaggctggcgtTCCCTTCCATGAGCACGTGTTCCTGGAGAGGCATCTGGAGGAGGGCTTCCCCCGCCAGGGCCCCGTTCGCCACTTCATGGAGCTGGTGTTGGTGGGCCTGTCCCACAACCCTCACCTGACCGTGAGCCAGAAGGAGCAGCACATAACCTGGTTCAGGGACTACTTTCAGCAGAAGGAAGAGGTACTGAAAGAAGCAGAGGTTTACCTCAACTGA